The Brassica napus cultivar Da-Ae chromosome C7, Da-Ae, whole genome shotgun sequence genome has a segment encoding these proteins:
- the LOC106408950 gene encoding 1-acyl-sn-glycerol-3-phosphate acyltransferase BAT2, chloroplastic-like, which produces MSKSHGRCFSSRDSAMDVASARGVSSHPPPYYSKPICSSQSSLIRIPINKGCCFGRSSSNLITSLHAAPRGETRRTSGVQWCNRSIRCDPFKVDDKNSRTVTVRSDLSGAATPESTYPEPEIKLSSRLRGICFCLVAGVSAIVLIVLMIIGHPFVLLFDRYRRKFHHFIAKLWASISIYPFYKTDIQGLENLPSSDTPCVYVSNHQSFLDIYTLLSLGQSYKFISKTGIFVIPVIGWAMSMMGVVPLKRMDPRSQVDCLKRCMELVKKGASVFFFPEGTRSKDGRLGPFKKGAFTVAAKTGVPVVPITLMGTGKIMPTGSEGILNHGDVRVIIHKPIYGSKADVLCDEARNKIAESMNLLS; this is translated from the exons ATGAGCAAATCTCACGGACGATGTTTTAGCTCGCGAGATTCCGCCATGGATGTCGCTTCTGCTCGGGGGGTCTCTTCACATCCTCCTCCAT ATTATAGCAAACCCATTTGTTCATCACAGTCATCGTTGATTCGG ATTCCGATCAATAAAGGATGTTGCTTTGGTCGCTCTTCTTCGAACTTGATTACTTCCCTTCATG CTGCTCCGAGAGGGGAGACAAGGCGTACTAGTGGTGTACAATGGTGTAACCGCTCTATTAGATGTGACCCTTTCAAAGTTGATGATAAGAACTCAAGAACTGTGACTGTGAGATCGGATCTTTCAGGAGCTGCAACCCCTGAATCTACTTATCCAGAACCAG AGATTAAGTTGAGCTCAAGACTCAGAGGGATATGCTTTTGTCTCGTTGCTGGCGTCTCCGCCATTGTTCTCATCGTCCTGATGATCATTGGCCATCCCTTCGTCCTTCTCTTCGATCGTTACAGGAGAAAGTTCCATCACTTCATTGCTAAACTCTGGGCTTCCATAAGCATCTACCCGTTTTACAAAACCGACATCCAAGGTTTGGAGAATCTGCCGTCATCAGACACTCCTTGTGTATACGTTTCGAACCACCAAAGCTTTCTGGATATATACACACTTCTCAGCCTTGGCCAGAGCTATAAGTTCATCAGCAAGACAGGGATATTCGTTATTCCGGTTATCGGTTGGGCTATGTCAATGATGGGGGTTGTTCCCTTAAAGAGGATGGACCCAAGAAGCCAAGTG GATTGCTTAAAACGCTGCATGGAACTAGTAAAGAAGGGAGCATCTGTGTTTTTCTTTCCAGAAGGAACGAGGAGTAAGGATGGTCGGTTAGGTCCTTTCAAG AAAGGTGCATTTACAGTAGCAGCTAAGACGGGAGTTCCAGTGGTGCCAATAACGCTGATGGGAACAGGGAAGATCATGCCTACGGGTAGTGAAGGTATACTGAATCATGGGGATGTGAGAGTGATCATCCACAAGCCGATATATGGAAGCAAAGCTGATGTTCTTTGCGATGAGGCCAGAAACAAGATAGCTGAATCAATGAATCTCTTGAgttga
- the LOC106408948 gene encoding probable mannose-1-phosphate guanylyltransferase 3 isoform X2, which produces MKALILVGGFGTRLRPLTFSMPKPLVDFGNKPMILHQIEALKAAGVTEVVLAINHQQPEVMLNFVEEYEKKLEMKITFSQETEPLGTAGPLALARDKLIHESGKPFFVLNSDVICEYPLLEMIEFHKNHGAEASIMVTKVDDPSKYGVVVMEEASEAARVESFVEKPKYFVGDKINAGIYLLNPSVLDRIELRRTSIEKEIFPKIASEKKLYAMVLPGFWMDIGQPKDYLTGQRMYLNYLRKNAPGELLASSGDDVVIGNVMADETAVIGERCLIGPDVVIGAGCVIESGVRLFGCTVMRGVRIKEHACVSDSIVGWDSTVGSWARVADVTVLGKDVQVADAEVIQMSAKPEIIQKV; this is translated from the exons ATGAAGGCTCTTATTCTAGTTGGAGGATTTGGAACTCGATTGAGACCGCTTACATTCAGCATGCCAAAACCCCTTGTTGATTTTGGTAACAAGCCCATGATTTTGCATCAG ATTGAAGCACTAAAAGCTGCTGGAGTTACTGAAGTTGTATTAGCTATCAACCACCAACAACCAGAG gtaATGTTGAATTTTGTGGAAGAATATGAGAAGAAGCTTGAGATGAAAATCACCTTCTCCCAAGAAACCGAACCCCTCGGGACAGCAGGGCCTCTCGCCTTGGCTCGTGATAAGCTCATCCACGAATCAGGCAAACCCTTCTTTGTGCTAAACAGCGATGTTATCTGCGAATATCCACTCCTGGAGATGATCGAATTCCACAAGAATCACGGCGCTGAAGCTTCCATCATGGTGACCAAAGTAGATGATCCTTCAAAGTACGGTGTGGTGGTTATGGAGGAAGCTTCCGAAGCAGCGAGAGTCGAAAGTTTCGTTgagaaaccaaaatattttgtcGGGGACAAGATCAACGCTGGGATATACCTCTTGAACCCGTCTGTGCTCGACAGGATCGAGCTCAGACGGACGTCGATAGAGAAAGAGATATTCCCCAAGATCGCTTCGGAGAAGAAGCTTTACGCCATGGTGCTACCAGGTTTCTGGATGGACATCGGTCAGCCGAAAGATTACTTGACGGGGCAGAGAATGTATCTCAACTATCTGAGAAAGAATGCGCCGGGGGAGCTTTTAGCGTCGTCGGGAGATGACGTGGTGATCGGGAACGTTATGGCGGATGAGACCGCGGTTATAGGGGAACGATGCTTGATAGGACCTGACGTGGTGATTGGTGCTGGATGCGTGATTGAATCGGGTGTGAGGTTGTTTGGTTGCACCGTGATGAGAGGTGTGAGGATCAAGGAGCATGCTTGTGTGTCTGATAGTATCGTGGGGTGGGACTCGACCGTTGGAAGTTGGGCTCGCGTAGCTGACGTGACAGTTCTCGGGAAAGATGTTCAGGTCGCCGATGCAGAGGTTATACAAATGTCTGCGAAGCCAGAGATCATACAAAAAGTGTGA
- the LOC125575603 gene encoding putative cyclic nucleotide-gated ion channel 9 isoform X1, producing the protein MFDCVKKSVKSQVISGQREKFVRLDSMDSRYSQGSEAGLSKCTLNLQGQSRANGGTGQGNNNNASSGSFKKGFRRGSKGLWSLGRSIGLVSRAVFPEDLKVSEKKIFDPQDKFLLLCNKLFVTSCILAVSVDPLFLYLPFINDSGKCIGIDRRLATIATTLRTFIDVFYLFRMALQFRTAFVAPSSRVFGRGELVIDPAQIAKRYLQQYFIVDFLSVLPLPQIVVWRFLYTSTGGSVLETKQALRSIILVQYIPRFFRIYPLSKELKRTAGVFAETAWAGAAYYLLLYMLASHIVGALWYLLALERVNGCWKRACLLDGQNCTRNYLFCGNENMDGYAAWNTIKESVLQKSCPVNVTDGDNPPFDFGIYLRALSSGIVSSESFVAKYFFCLWWGLQNLSTLGQGLETSTYPGEIIFSIALAVAGLLLFALLIGNMQTYLQSLTIRLEEMRVKRRDSEQWMHHRMLPPDLRERVRRYDQYKWLETKGVDEENLVQNLPKDLRRDIKRHLCLALVRRVPLFENMEERLLDAICERLKPCLYTEKSYLVREGDPVNEMLFIIRGRLESVTTDGGRSGFFNRSLLKEGDFCGEELLTWALDPKSGSNLPSSTRTAKALTEVEAFALIADELKFVASQFRRLHSRQVQHTFRFYSQQWRTWAAIFIQAAWRRYVKKKKLEQLKKEEEEEEEEGEGPVASIRATFLASKFAANALRKVHQNRIAAKSTKELVIFQKPSEPDFSADDP; encoded by the exons ATGTTCGACTGTGTCAAAAAATCAGTAAAATCACAAGTTATCAGTGGCCAACGCGAGAAGTTCGTAAG GTTGGACAGTATGGATTCTAGATACTCGCAGGGCTCTGAAGCAGGTCTCAGCAAATGCACACTCAATCTCCAAGGACAATCACGTGCCAATGGTGGTACTGGCCAAGGCAACAACAACAATGCGTCATCTGGTTCCTTTAAGAAAGGTTTTAGAAGAGGCTCCAAAGGTCTCTGGTCCTTAGGAAGATCGATCGGTCTCGTTTCGCGAGCAGTGTTTCCTGAAGATCTCAAAGTATCTGAAAAGAAAATATTCGATCCACAGGACAAGTTTCTTTTGCTATGCAACAAGCTCTTTGTCACTTCCTGCATCCTCGCTGTGTCAGTGGATCCGCTCTTCCTGTATCTTCCGTTTATTAATGATAGCGGCAAGTGTATCGGCATTGACCGGAGGTTAGCTACCATTGCGACAACGCTGAGGACTTTCATCGATGTGTTTTATCTCTTTCGGATGGCTCTGCAGTTTAGGACAGCTTTTGTGGCTCCTTCTTCTAGAGTTTTTGGTCGAGGGGAGCTTGTGATTGATCCTGCGCAGATAGCTAAGCGGTATCTGCAGCAGTACTTCATCGTTGACTTTCTTTCTGTGCTTCCACTTCCACAG atTGTAGTTTGGAGATTTCTCTACACATCTACAGGTGGGAGTGTGTTGGAAACAAAGCAAGCGTTACGTTCCATCATTTTAGTTCAGTACATTCCGCGGTTTTTTCGAATATATCCCTTAAGCAAAGAGCTCAAGAGAACAGCGGGGGTGTTTGCTGAGACAGCTTGGGCTGGTGCAGCTTATTACTTGCTACTCTACATGCTTGCTAGTCAT ATTGTTGGGGCTTTATGGTACTTACTGGCTTTGGAACGAGTCAACGGTTGCTGGAAGAGGGCTTGTCTTCTTGATGGCCAGAACTGTACCAGGAACTACCTGTTTTGCGGTAATGAGAACATGGATGGCTACGCTGCTTGGAACACTATCAAAGAGTCTGTTCTTCAGAAAAGTTGTCCTGTCAATGTGACTGATGGTGACAATCCTCCTTTTGATTTTGGAATCTATTTGAGAGCCTTGTCTTCTGGCATTGTCTCATCTGAGAGCTTTGTAGCTAAATACTTCTTCTGTTTGTGGTGGGGACTTCAGAATCTCAG CACACTTGGTCAAGGGCTTGAGACGAGTACATACCCTGGAGAGATCATATTCTCCATAGCACTAGCTGTTGCTGGGCTTCTACTCTTTGCTCTTCTCATTGGGAACATGCAGACTTATCTCCAGTCACTCACAATCCGGCTTGAGGAGATGAGAGTGAAGAGACGTGACTCCGAGCAGTGGATGCATCACCGGATGCTTCCACCAGACCTGAGAGAACGAGTCAGACGTTATGATCAGTACAAGTGGTTGGAGACGAAAGGAGTCGATGAAGAGAATCTGGTTCAGAACCTCCCAAAGGATCTGAGAAGAGACATCAAACGCCATCTCTGTCTGGCTTTGGTCCGAAGG GTTCCACTGTTTGAGAATATGGAAGAGAGGCTGCTTGATGCAATATGCGAGAGGTTGAAGCCGTGTCTGTACACGGAGAAATCTTACCTGGTCCGTGAAGGTGACCCTGTCAACGAGATGCTCTTCATTATCCGTGGCCGGCTCGAGAGTGTGACGACAGACGGTGGGAGAAGTGGTTTCTTCAACCGTAGTTTGCTCAAAGAAGGAGACTTCTGCGGTGAAGAGCTTTTGACATGGGCGCTTGATCCCAAGTCCGGCTCCAACCTACCTTCCTCCACAAGAACCGCAAAGGCTTTGACAGAAGTAGAAGCCTTCGCTTTGATAGCTGATGAGCTCAAATTCGTGGCGAGCCAGTTCAGGAGACTGCACAGCAGGCAGGTTCAGCATACTTTCAGATTCTACTCGCAGCAGTGGAGGACTTGGGCTGCTATTTTTATACAAGCCGCGTGGAGACGGtacgtgaagaagaagaaacttgagCAGCttaagaaggaagaagaggaggaagaagaagaaggagaagggcCGGTTGCTAGCATTAGAGCTACGTTCTTGGCTTCTAAGTTTGCAGCGAATGCACTTCGTAAAGTTCACCAGAACCGTATTGCAGCAAAGTCTACTAAAGAGCTTGTGATTTTTCAGAAGCCTTCTGAACCTGATTTCTCTGCTGATGATCCTTAA
- the LOC106408955 gene encoding early nodulin-like protein 3, giving the protein MGIIVPVLTLVFLLLTTMSHAAFKPRMILVGGYVGAWKVPDSPSNTLNHWAEANRFKVGDVLVWNYDAKVDSVLQVTKEDYDSCNTAKPLKQFNDGDTKFKLDNSGAYFFISGAPGSCTKGEKIHLVVLAERSNPGGGSGEGGSPVVSPVSSPPALSSHAPAPAPNAAVGLKVGSGLFLTAFAIGLAMA; this is encoded by the exons ATGGGAATCATAGTTCCAGTATTGACCCTTGTTTTCCTCTTGCTTACCACAATGAGCCATGCTgccttcaaaccgaggatgattCTGGTTGGTGGATATGTTGGGGCGTGGAAGGTTCCAGATTCTCCCAGCAACACTCTCAATCACTGGGCTGAGGCAAATCGTTTCAAAGTCGGCGACGTTCTTG TGTGGAATTATGACGCGAAAGTGGATTCGGTGTTACAAGTGACAAAAGAAGATTACGATAGTTGTAACACAGCAAAGCCCTTGAAGCAGTTCAATGATGGAGACACAAAGTTCAAGCTAGACAACTCAGGAGCTTACTTCTTCATCAGTGGTGCTCCTGGAAGCTGCACTAAAGGCGAGAAGATTCATCTTGTTGTTTTGGCTGAACGCAGTAATCCTGGTGGCGGTAGCGGTGAGGGTGGCAGTCCTGTGGTTTCTCCTGTTAGTAGTCCACCGGCGCTTTCAAGTCACGCTCCAGCTCCAGCTCCAAACGCTGCGGTTGGATTGAAGGTTGGAAGCGGTTTGTTCTTGACCGCGTTTGCGATTGGTTTGGCTATGGCTTAG
- the LOC106408948 gene encoding probable mannose-1-phosphate guanylyltransferase 3 isoform X1 — protein sequence MYRKGTGMKALILVGGFGTRLRPLTFSMPKPLVDFGNKPMILHQIEALKAAGVTEVVLAINHQQPEVMLNFVEEYEKKLEMKITFSQETEPLGTAGPLALARDKLIHESGKPFFVLNSDVICEYPLLEMIEFHKNHGAEASIMVTKVDDPSKYGVVVMEEASEAARVESFVEKPKYFVGDKINAGIYLLNPSVLDRIELRRTSIEKEIFPKIASEKKLYAMVLPGFWMDIGQPKDYLTGQRMYLNYLRKNAPGELLASSGDDVVIGNVMADETAVIGERCLIGPDVVIGAGCVIESGVRLFGCTVMRGVRIKEHACVSDSIVGWDSTVGSWARVADVTVLGKDVQVADAEVIQMSAKPEIIQKV from the exons ATGTACCGAAAGGGAACTGG AATGAAGGCTCTTATTCTAGTTGGAGGATTTGGAACTCGATTGAGACCGCTTACATTCAGCATGCCAAAACCCCTTGTTGATTTTGGTAACAAGCCCATGATTTTGCATCAG ATTGAAGCACTAAAAGCTGCTGGAGTTACTGAAGTTGTATTAGCTATCAACCACCAACAACCAGAG gtaATGTTGAATTTTGTGGAAGAATATGAGAAGAAGCTTGAGATGAAAATCACCTTCTCCCAAGAAACCGAACCCCTCGGGACAGCAGGGCCTCTCGCCTTGGCTCGTGATAAGCTCATCCACGAATCAGGCAAACCCTTCTTTGTGCTAAACAGCGATGTTATCTGCGAATATCCACTCCTGGAGATGATCGAATTCCACAAGAATCACGGCGCTGAAGCTTCCATCATGGTGACCAAAGTAGATGATCCTTCAAAGTACGGTGTGGTGGTTATGGAGGAAGCTTCCGAAGCAGCGAGAGTCGAAAGTTTCGTTgagaaaccaaaatattttgtcGGGGACAAGATCAACGCTGGGATATACCTCTTGAACCCGTCTGTGCTCGACAGGATCGAGCTCAGACGGACGTCGATAGAGAAAGAGATATTCCCCAAGATCGCTTCGGAGAAGAAGCTTTACGCCATGGTGCTACCAGGTTTCTGGATGGACATCGGTCAGCCGAAAGATTACTTGACGGGGCAGAGAATGTATCTCAACTATCTGAGAAAGAATGCGCCGGGGGAGCTTTTAGCGTCGTCGGGAGATGACGTGGTGATCGGGAACGTTATGGCGGATGAGACCGCGGTTATAGGGGAACGATGCTTGATAGGACCTGACGTGGTGATTGGTGCTGGATGCGTGATTGAATCGGGTGTGAGGTTGTTTGGTTGCACCGTGATGAGAGGTGTGAGGATCAAGGAGCATGCTTGTGTGTCTGATAGTATCGTGGGGTGGGACTCGACCGTTGGAAGTTGGGCTCGCGTAGCTGACGTGACAGTTCTCGGGAAAGATGTTCAGGTCGCCGATGCAGAGGTTATACAAATGTCTGCGAAGCCAGAGATCATACAAAAAGTGTGA
- the LOC125575603 gene encoding putative cyclic nucleotide-gated ion channel 9 isoform X2 has translation MDSRYSQGSEAGLSKCTLNLQGQSRANGGTGQGNNNNASSGSFKKGFRRGSKGLWSLGRSIGLVSRAVFPEDLKVSEKKIFDPQDKFLLLCNKLFVTSCILAVSVDPLFLYLPFINDSGKCIGIDRRLATIATTLRTFIDVFYLFRMALQFRTAFVAPSSRVFGRGELVIDPAQIAKRYLQQYFIVDFLSVLPLPQIVVWRFLYTSTGGSVLETKQALRSIILVQYIPRFFRIYPLSKELKRTAGVFAETAWAGAAYYLLLYMLASHIVGALWYLLALERVNGCWKRACLLDGQNCTRNYLFCGNENMDGYAAWNTIKESVLQKSCPVNVTDGDNPPFDFGIYLRALSSGIVSSESFVAKYFFCLWWGLQNLSTLGQGLETSTYPGEIIFSIALAVAGLLLFALLIGNMQTYLQSLTIRLEEMRVKRRDSEQWMHHRMLPPDLRERVRRYDQYKWLETKGVDEENLVQNLPKDLRRDIKRHLCLALVRRVPLFENMEERLLDAICERLKPCLYTEKSYLVREGDPVNEMLFIIRGRLESVTTDGGRSGFFNRSLLKEGDFCGEELLTWALDPKSGSNLPSSTRTAKALTEVEAFALIADELKFVASQFRRLHSRQVQHTFRFYSQQWRTWAAIFIQAAWRRYVKKKKLEQLKKEEEEEEEEGEGPVASIRATFLASKFAANALRKVHQNRIAAKSTKELVIFQKPSEPDFSADDP, from the exons ATGGATTCTAGATACTCGCAGGGCTCTGAAGCAGGTCTCAGCAAATGCACACTCAATCTCCAAGGACAATCACGTGCCAATGGTGGTACTGGCCAAGGCAACAACAACAATGCGTCATCTGGTTCCTTTAAGAAAGGTTTTAGAAGAGGCTCCAAAGGTCTCTGGTCCTTAGGAAGATCGATCGGTCTCGTTTCGCGAGCAGTGTTTCCTGAAGATCTCAAAGTATCTGAAAAGAAAATATTCGATCCACAGGACAAGTTTCTTTTGCTATGCAACAAGCTCTTTGTCACTTCCTGCATCCTCGCTGTGTCAGTGGATCCGCTCTTCCTGTATCTTCCGTTTATTAATGATAGCGGCAAGTGTATCGGCATTGACCGGAGGTTAGCTACCATTGCGACAACGCTGAGGACTTTCATCGATGTGTTTTATCTCTTTCGGATGGCTCTGCAGTTTAGGACAGCTTTTGTGGCTCCTTCTTCTAGAGTTTTTGGTCGAGGGGAGCTTGTGATTGATCCTGCGCAGATAGCTAAGCGGTATCTGCAGCAGTACTTCATCGTTGACTTTCTTTCTGTGCTTCCACTTCCACAG atTGTAGTTTGGAGATTTCTCTACACATCTACAGGTGGGAGTGTGTTGGAAACAAAGCAAGCGTTACGTTCCATCATTTTAGTTCAGTACATTCCGCGGTTTTTTCGAATATATCCCTTAAGCAAAGAGCTCAAGAGAACAGCGGGGGTGTTTGCTGAGACAGCTTGGGCTGGTGCAGCTTATTACTTGCTACTCTACATGCTTGCTAGTCAT ATTGTTGGGGCTTTATGGTACTTACTGGCTTTGGAACGAGTCAACGGTTGCTGGAAGAGGGCTTGTCTTCTTGATGGCCAGAACTGTACCAGGAACTACCTGTTTTGCGGTAATGAGAACATGGATGGCTACGCTGCTTGGAACACTATCAAAGAGTCTGTTCTTCAGAAAAGTTGTCCTGTCAATGTGACTGATGGTGACAATCCTCCTTTTGATTTTGGAATCTATTTGAGAGCCTTGTCTTCTGGCATTGTCTCATCTGAGAGCTTTGTAGCTAAATACTTCTTCTGTTTGTGGTGGGGACTTCAGAATCTCAG CACACTTGGTCAAGGGCTTGAGACGAGTACATACCCTGGAGAGATCATATTCTCCATAGCACTAGCTGTTGCTGGGCTTCTACTCTTTGCTCTTCTCATTGGGAACATGCAGACTTATCTCCAGTCACTCACAATCCGGCTTGAGGAGATGAGAGTGAAGAGACGTGACTCCGAGCAGTGGATGCATCACCGGATGCTTCCACCAGACCTGAGAGAACGAGTCAGACGTTATGATCAGTACAAGTGGTTGGAGACGAAAGGAGTCGATGAAGAGAATCTGGTTCAGAACCTCCCAAAGGATCTGAGAAGAGACATCAAACGCCATCTCTGTCTGGCTTTGGTCCGAAGG GTTCCACTGTTTGAGAATATGGAAGAGAGGCTGCTTGATGCAATATGCGAGAGGTTGAAGCCGTGTCTGTACACGGAGAAATCTTACCTGGTCCGTGAAGGTGACCCTGTCAACGAGATGCTCTTCATTATCCGTGGCCGGCTCGAGAGTGTGACGACAGACGGTGGGAGAAGTGGTTTCTTCAACCGTAGTTTGCTCAAAGAAGGAGACTTCTGCGGTGAAGAGCTTTTGACATGGGCGCTTGATCCCAAGTCCGGCTCCAACCTACCTTCCTCCACAAGAACCGCAAAGGCTTTGACAGAAGTAGAAGCCTTCGCTTTGATAGCTGATGAGCTCAAATTCGTGGCGAGCCAGTTCAGGAGACTGCACAGCAGGCAGGTTCAGCATACTTTCAGATTCTACTCGCAGCAGTGGAGGACTTGGGCTGCTATTTTTATACAAGCCGCGTGGAGACGGtacgtgaagaagaagaaacttgagCAGCttaagaaggaagaagaggaggaagaagaagaaggagaagggcCGGTTGCTAGCATTAGAGCTACGTTCTTGGCTTCTAAGTTTGCAGCGAATGCACTTCGTAAAGTTCACCAGAACCGTATTGCAGCAAAGTCTACTAAAGAGCTTGTGATTTTTCAGAAGCCTTCTGAACCTGATTTCTCTGCTGATGATCCTTAA